The proteins below are encoded in one region of Paracoccus sp. N5:
- a CDS encoding DEAD/DEAH box helicase, translated as MNDYDIAAPLAAALAAKGYASLTSVQQAVLAPEARGRDLLVSAQTGSGKTVAFGLTMAGDILDGDALPAADRPLALAIAPTRELALQVARELAWLYAGASIATCVGGMDYRNERRALERGAQIVVGTPGRLRDHIERGSLDLSGLRAAVLDEADEMLDLGFREDLEFILGAAPADRRTLMFSATVPPAIEALARDFQRDALRIQTQGEARQHGDIEYRAFSVQTRDREHAIFNTLRYYEASRAIIFCKTRANVNHLLARMGNRGFKVVALSGELSQQERSHALQALRDGRARVCIATDVAARGIDLPGLELVIHADLPTNPDTLLHRSGRTGRAGAKGTSVLIVPSSEYKRAQRLLQRAKLVAEWGKAPSADEVQAQDDQRMLEHPGLNEAPGEDAALAGALLERFGPEQVAAAFLRLWREGRPTPEELSDSTGPAPTAPRERGEFGPSVWFILSVGHSGRAEARWLLPKICETGGITRDEIGAIRVKTDQTFVQIAAAVAGQFGERAELEPGLTMRRIEGEPVFEPAAPRERKPRQGYLENREEQAPREKKPHRGQGGERAAYAETPRPQPVERPAPKKRPALLDPADVTPWPAAEAEPAEAPVRKARWSAEKKQTQKGVPAAPRAAGYRSHGGAPREERDGAEARPRRAVGFKSHKAEGKPFRDGAKPGFKAAPKSGAKPGPKGKPKR; from the coding sequence ATGAACGACTATGATATTGCCGCGCCTCTGGCCGCGGCGCTGGCGGCCAAGGGCTATGCCAGCCTGACCTCGGTGCAACAGGCGGTGCTGGCGCCCGAGGCGCGGGGACGCGACCTCTTGGTTTCGGCCCAGACCGGTTCGGGCAAGACCGTGGCTTTCGGCCTGACCATGGCCGGCGACATCCTGGACGGCGATGCCCTGCCCGCGGCGGATCGGCCGCTGGCGCTGGCCATCGCGCCGACGCGCGAGCTGGCGCTTCAGGTCGCGCGCGAACTGGCCTGGCTTTACGCCGGCGCTTCGATCGCGACCTGCGTCGGCGGCATGGATTATCGCAACGAGCGCCGGGCGCTGGAGCGCGGCGCGCAGATCGTCGTCGGCACCCCCGGCCGCTTGCGCGACCATATCGAGCGCGGCTCGCTGGACCTGTCGGGCCTGCGCGCCGCCGTGCTGGACGAGGCCGACGAGATGCTGGACCTGGGCTTCCGCGAGGATCTCGAGTTCATCCTGGGCGCGGCGCCGGCGGATCGCCGCACACTGATGTTCTCGGCCACCGTGCCGCCGGCCATCGAGGCGCTGGCCCGCGATTTCCAGCGCGATGCGCTGCGCATCCAGACCCAGGGCGAGGCGCGCCAGCATGGCGACATCGAATACCGCGCCTTTTCGGTCCAGACCCGCGACCGCGAGCACGCGATCTTCAACACGCTGCGTTATTATGAGGCCAGCCGCGCGATCATCTTCTGCAAGACCCGCGCGAACGTGAACCACCTGCTGGCGCGCATGGGCAATCGCGGCTTCAAGGTCGTGGCGCTGTCGGGCGAGCTGAGCCAGCAGGAGCGCAGCCATGCGCTTCAGGCGCTGCGCGACGGCCGCGCCCGGGTCTGCATCGCCACCGACGTGGCGGCGCGCGGCATCGACCTGCCGGGGCTGGAGCTGGTGATCCATGCCGACCTGCCGACCAATCCCGACACGCTGCTGCACCGCTCGGGCCGCACCGGCCGGGCCGGGGCCAAGGGCACTTCGGTGTTGATCGTGCCGTCCTCGGAATACAAGCGGGCGCAGCGGCTCTTGCAGCGCGCCAAGCTGGTGGCGGAATGGGGCAAGGCGCCCTCGGCCGACGAGGTGCAGGCCCAGGACGACCAGCGCATGCTGGAGCATCCCGGCCTGAACGAGGCCCCGGGCGAGGATGCGGCCCTGGCCGGCGCGCTGCTGGAGCGGTTCGGCCCCGAACAGGTCGCGGCCGCCTTCCTGCGGCTGTGGCGCGAAGGCCGCCCGACGCCCGAGGAACTGTCGGACAGCACCGGTCCCGCGCCCACCGCCCCGCGCGAGCGCGGCGAATTCGGCCCCTCGGTCTGGTTCATCCTGTCGGTCGGCCATTCCGGCCGGGCCGAGGCGCGCTGGCTCTTGCCCAAGATCTGCGAGACCGGCGGCATCACCCGCGACGAGATCGGCGCCATCCGGGTCAAGACCGACCAGACCTTCGTGCAGATCGCCGCGGCGGTCGCAGGCCAGTTCGGCGAGCGGGCCGAGCTGGAGCCGGGCCTGACCATGCGCCGCATCGAGGGCGAGCCGGTGTTCGAGCCGGCGGCGCCGCGCGAGCGGAAGCCTCGGCAGGGGTATTTGGAAAACAGAGAAGAGCAGGCGCCGCGCGAGAAGAAGCCGCATCGCGGGCAAGGCGGCGAGCGGGCCGCTTATGCCGAGACGCCCCGGCCGCAGCCGGTGGAACGGCCCGCGCCGAAAAAGCGCCCGGCGCTGCTGGACCCGGCCGATGTGACGCCGTGGCCCGCGGCCGAGGCCGAGCCTGCCGAGGCGCCGGTTCGCAAGGCGCGCTGGAGCGCCGAGAAGAAGCAGACGCAGAAAGGCGTGCCCGCGGCGCCGCGCGCGGCCGGATACCGCTCGCATGGCGGGGCCCCGCGCGAAGAGCGCGACGGCGCCGAGGCCCGGCCGCGGCGCGCGGTCGGCTTCAAGTCGCACAAGGCCGAGGGCAAGCCGTTCCGCGACGGCGCCAAGCCCGGCTTCAAGGCGGCGCCGAAATCCGGCGCCAAGCCCGGGCCCAAGGGCAAGCCGAAGCGCTAA
- the nrdE gene encoding class 1b ribonucleoside-diphosphate reductase subunit alpha: MLDDGVKAELDYHALNAMLNLYDGEGKIRFDADRKAARQYFLQHVNQNTVFFHNLDEKLRYLVDEGYYEPEVLDQYSKNFQRAIWDAAYQKKFRFPTFLGAFKYYTSYTLKTRDGQRYLERYEDRVVMVALALARGDEGLAMRFMDEILSGRFQPATPTFLNAGKKSRGELISCFLLRLEDNMESIGRSINSALQLSKRGGGVALMLTNLREAGAPIKGIENQSSGVIPVMKLLEDSFSYANQLGARQGAGAVYLNAHHPDILRFLDTKRENADEKIRIKTLSLGVVIPDVTFELAKRNEDMYLFSPHDIQKVYGVPFSEISVTEKYAEMVDDKRIKKRKINARAFFQTLAEIQFESGYPYIMFEDTVNRANPVHGRITMSNLCSEILQVNEASEFNEDLSYSHLGTDISCNLGSLNIAATMDGPDLGATVEAAIRALTAVSEMSAIDAVPSIRRGNDEAHAVGLGQMNLHGFLARERIHYGSPEGVEFTSVYFAAVAYHAIRASNLLAQEHGSTFKDFEKSKYADGSFFDKYTEADWLPTLPDVERVFENVTLPTRADWAALKQSVMQHGLYNRNLQAVPPTGSISYINNSTSSIHPIVAKIEIRKEGKIGRVYYPAAFMSNENIEFYRDAYEIGPEAIIDTYAAATEHVDQGLSLTLFFPAEATTRDINRAQIYAWKKGIKTIYYIRLRQTALEGTEVQGCVSCTL; this comes from the coding sequence ATGCTTGACGATGGCGTAAAGGCCGAGCTCGATTATCACGCGCTCAACGCGATGCTGAACCTTTACGACGGCGAGGGCAAGATCCGCTTCGATGCGGATCGCAAGGCCGCGCGGCAGTATTTCCTGCAGCACGTCAACCAGAACACGGTGTTTTTCCACAACCTCGACGAGAAGCTGCGCTATCTGGTCGACGAGGGCTATTACGAGCCCGAGGTGCTGGACCAGTATTCCAAGAATTTCCAGCGCGCGATCTGGGATGCCGCCTATCAGAAGAAGTTCCGTTTCCCGACCTTCCTGGGCGCGTTCAAGTATTACACCAGCTACACGCTGAAGACCCGCGACGGCCAGCGCTACCTGGAACGCTATGAGGACCGCGTGGTCATGGTCGCCCTGGCGCTGGCGCGCGGCGACGAGGGCCTGGCCATGCGCTTCATGGACGAGATCCTGTCGGGCCGCTTCCAGCCGGCGACGCCGACCTTCCTGAACGCCGGCAAGAAGTCGCGGGGCGAGCTGATCTCGTGCTTCCTGCTGCGGCTGGAAGACAACATGGAGTCCATCGGCCGCTCGATCAACTCGGCGCTGCAACTGTCGAAGCGCGGCGGCGGCGTGGCCTTGATGCTGACCAACCTGCGCGAGGCCGGCGCGCCGATCAAGGGCATCGAGAACCAGTCCTCGGGCGTGATCCCGGTGATGAAGCTGCTGGAAGACAGCTTTTCCTATGCCAACCAGCTGGGCGCGCGACAGGGCGCGGGCGCGGTCTATCTGAACGCGCATCACCCCGACATCCTGCGCTTCCTCGACACCAAGCGCGAGAACGCCGACGAGAAGATCCGCATCAAGACGCTGAGCCTTGGCGTGGTCATTCCCGACGTGACCTTCGAACTGGCGAAGCGCAACGAGGATATGTATCTGTTTTCGCCGCATGACATCCAGAAGGTCTATGGCGTGCCCTTCTCGGAAATCTCGGTGACCGAGAAATATGCCGAGATGGTGGACGACAAGCGCATCAAGAAGCGCAAGATCAACGCCCGCGCATTCTTCCAGACCCTGGCCGAGATCCAGTTCGAAAGCGGCTATCCCTATATCATGTTCGAGGACACGGTGAACCGCGCCAATCCCGTGCATGGCCGCATCACCATGTCGAACCTTTGCAGCGAGATCCTGCAGGTGAACGAGGCGAGCGAGTTCAACGAGGATCTCAGCTATTCCCATTTGGGCACTGATATTTCGTGCAATCTCGGCTCGCTGAACATCGCTGCGACCATGGACGGCCCGGACCTGGGCGCCACCGTCGAGGCGGCGATCCGGGCGCTGACCGCGGTATCGGAAATGTCGGCCATCGACGCCGTGCCCTCGATCCGGCGCGGCAATGACGAGGCCCATGCCGTGGGCCTGGGCCAGATGAACCTGCACGGCTTCCTGGCCCGCGAGCGTATCCATTACGGCAGCCCCGAAGGGGTCGAGTTCACCTCGGTCTATTTCGCCGCCGTGGCCTATCACGCCATCCGCGCCTCGAACCTGCTGGCGCAGGAGCATGGCAGCACCTTCAAGGATTTCGAGAAGTCGAAATATGCCGACGGCTCGTTCTTCGACAAATACACCGAAGCCGACTGGCTGCCGACGCTGCCCGACGTCGAGCGGGTGTTCGAGAACGTCACCCTGCCCACGCGCGCGGACTGGGCGGCGCTGAAGCAATCGGTGATGCAGCACGGGCTTTACAACCGCAACCTGCAGGCGGTGCCGCCGACCGGCTCGATCAGCTATATCAACAACTCGACCAGTTCGATCCACCCGATCGTCGCCAAGATCGAGATCCGCAAGGAAGGCAAGATCGGCCGGGTCTATTACCCCGCCGCCTTCATGTCGAACGAGAACATCGAGTTCTACCGCGACGCCTATGAGATCGGGCCCGAGGCGATCATCGACACCTATGCCGCCGCGACCGAGCATGTCGACCAGGGCCTGTCGCTGACGCTGTTCTTCCCGGCCGAGGCCACGACGCGCGACATCAACCGCGCGCAGATCTATGCCTGGAAGAAGGGCATCAAGACGATCTATTACATCCGCCTGCGCCAGACCGCGCTGGAGGGCACCGAGGTGCAGGGCTGCGTGTCCTGCACGCTGTGA
- a CDS encoding DUF6635 family protein, whose translation MPPADTRPMTRRETEVRRFVRARFGLRGTLALHRHALGLDLLRAPVNVLLSPVFLLTRLAVPLLRRLGAVRAADWMARRRIFLPSDLSHHIVDDLTGFIAALDAQGLGPKAPPEAVARATADYAETRNAVSEITTSVLVLLAGLLLFHRATPGVISLAGPLADMRAQSQAIQDFALGSWAGGLWYGIFPRELSTLEVIATGFGLAVLASVVTTFAGLLADPLQLAAGTHRRRIMRLLSRLDRAAEAPALEREHLLARMGDLTDACLSLWRSLKG comes from the coding sequence ATGCCGCCCGCCGACACCCGCCCGATGACCCGGCGCGAGACCGAGGTGCGCCGCTTTGTCCGCGCCCGCTTCGGCTTGCGCGGCACCCTGGCGCTGCATCGCCACGCGCTGGGGCTGGACCTGCTGCGGGCGCCGGTCAATGTCCTGCTGTCGCCGGTCTTCCTGCTGACGCGGCTGGCGGTGCCGCTGCTGCGCCGCCTGGGCGCGGTGCGGGCGGCCGACTGGATGGCGCGGCGGCGGATCTTCTTGCCCTCGGACCTGTCGCATCATATCGTGGACGACCTGACCGGCTTCATCGCCGCGCTGGATGCCCAGGGGCTGGGCCCGAAGGCCCCGCCCGAGGCCGTGGCCCGCGCCACCGCCGACTATGCCGAGACGCGCAATGCCGTGTCCGAGATCACCACCTCGGTCCTGGTGCTGCTGGCGGGGCTTTTGCTGTTTCACCGCGCGACGCCGGGCGTCATCTCGCTGGCCGGGCCGCTGGCCGACATGCGGGCGCAAAGCCAGGCGATCCAGGACTTCGCGCTGGGAAGCTGGGCGGGCGGATTGTGGTATGGCATCTTCCCGCGCGAGCTTTCCACGCTCGAAGTGATCGCGACCGGGTTCGGGCTGGCGGTCCTGGCCTCGGTGGTGACGACCTTCGCCGGGCTGCTCGCCGACCCGCTGCAACTGGCCGCGGGCACGCATCGGCGCCGGATCATGCGGCTGCTTTCGCGGCTCGACCGCGCCGCCGAGGCGCCGGCGCTGGAGCGCGAGCACCTGCTGGCCCGGATGGGCGACCTGACCGATGCCTGCCTGAGCCTGTGGCGCAGCCTGAAGGGCTAG
- a CDS encoding C4-dicarboxylate transporter DctA, producing the protein MPNWSRSLFGQVCVALVLGIAAGFFAPEFAAKMKPLGDGFIKLIKMLIPVIVFCVVVHGIAGAGDLKKVGKVGVRAIIYFEVITTVALALGLAIAYLFGPGHGMNIDVSTLDASALSAYVDRAHEVSDGGTIAFLMKLIPTTMVSGFAEGDVLQVLLVSVLFGCALSLVGPRAAPLLGMIELVGDTTFKIMSFIVRLAPLGVFGAIAFTTGKYGVGSLAQLGSLVALFYVTIAIFVFVVLGLVMRVAGFSIFKLLRYLRTEIGIVAGTASSDSVLPQTMRKLEHLGIKDSTVGLVVPTGYSFNLDAFSIYLTLAAVFIAQATNTPLATGDLLAILGVALITSKGAHGVPGSAIVILAATLAAIPAIPAIGLVLVLSVDWFMGIARALGNYLGNCVATVVVASWVGDIDRDRARRVLDGEDMPTLDILDEDTPVSNTVPQHG; encoded by the coding sequence ATGCCGAATTGGTCCCGGTCCTTGTTTGGACAGGTCTGCGTGGCGCTGGTGCTGGGGATTGCCGCCGGCTTCTTCGCGCCCGAATTCGCCGCCAAGATGAAGCCGCTGGGAGACGGCTTCATCAAGCTCATCAAGATGCTGATCCCGGTCATCGTCTTCTGCGTCGTGGTGCATGGCATCGCCGGCGCGGGCGACCTGAAGAAGGTCGGCAAGGTCGGCGTGCGCGCCATCATCTATTTCGAGGTCATCACCACCGTCGCCCTGGCCCTGGGCCTGGCCATCGCCTATCTGTTCGGGCCGGGCCACGGCATGAACATCGACGTCAGCACGCTGGATGCCTCGGCGCTGTCGGCCTATGTCGACCGGGCGCATGAGGTCAGCGACGGCGGCACCATCGCCTTCCTGATGAAGCTGATCCCGACCACCATGGTCAGCGGCTTCGCCGAGGGTGACGTGCTGCAGGTGCTGCTGGTCTCGGTGCTGTTCGGCTGCGCGCTGTCGCTGGTCGGGCCGCGGGCCGCGCCGCTGCTGGGCATGATCGAGCTGGTCGGCGACACCACCTTCAAGATCATGTCCTTCATCGTCCGGCTGGCGCCGCTGGGCGTCTTCGGCGCCATCGCCTTCACCACCGGCAAATACGGCGTCGGCTCGCTGGCGCAGCTGGGTTCGCTGGTCGCGCTGTTCTACGTCACCATCGCCATCTTCGTCTTCGTGGTGCTGGGACTGGTGATGCGGGTCGCGGGCTTCAGCATCTTCAAGCTGCTGCGCTATCTGCGCACGGAGATCGGCATCGTCGCCGGCACCGCCTCCAGCGACTCGGTGCTGCCGCAGACCATGCGCAAGCTGGAGCATCTGGGCATCAAGGACTCGACCGTGGGCCTGGTGGTTCCGACCGGCTATTCCTTCAACCTGGACGCCTTTTCGATCTACCTGACGCTGGCCGCCGTCTTCATCGCCCAGGCGACGAACACGCCGCTGGCGACGGGCGATCTGCTGGCGATCCTGGGCGTGGCGCTGATCACCTCGAAGGGCGCGCATGGGGTTCCCGGCTCGGCCATCGTGATCTTGGCCGCGACGCTGGCCGCGATCCCGGCCATCCCCGCCATCGGCCTGGTGCTGGTGCTGTCGGTGGACTGGTTCATGGGCATCGCTCGGGCGCTGGGGAACTACCTGGGCAATTGCGTGGCCACCGTGGTCGTCGCCTCTTGGGTCGGGGACATCGACCGCGACCGCGCCCGCCGGGTGCTGGACGGCGAGGACATGCCGACGCTGGACATCCTGGACGAGGACACGCCCGTCTCGAATACCGTGCCGCAGCACGGCTAG
- a CDS encoding YeiH family protein, translated as MSQMDHAQGGTPGFIAGLAATLPGLGLTCILAVAAMAVQRLSGIPALSPLVVAMVLGIAVRNLIGTPALAQPGITFSLRRILRLAIVLLGFQLTLAQLRAVGLPGLAVISVTLAATFLFTKWAGRALGVERRLAELIAAGTSICGASAVIATNTVTRGADEDVAYAIACVTVFGSLSMIAMPVLGSLLGMDAAHYGIWTGATIHEVAQVVGAGFQHGAEAGQAATVAKLSRVILLAPMILILGALARRRGGSAHGSAPAPWFVLGFIAVVLLNSALPLPEGAKAQVVTLTSFLLTVALAAMGLETDLRKLRAKGVRPLALGAQAWLFISGLGFALVGLV; from the coding sequence ATGTCCCAGATGGATCATGCACAAGGCGGAACCCCGGGTTTCATCGCCGGGCTTGCGGCGACCCTGCCGGGGCTGGGGCTGACCTGTATCCTTGCGGTGGCGGCCATGGCGGTGCAGCGCCTGTCGGGCATCCCGGCGCTGAGCCCGCTGGTGGTGGCCATGGTGCTGGGCATCGCGGTCAGGAACCTGATCGGCACGCCGGCACTGGCGCAGCCGGGGATCACCTTTTCGCTGCGGCGGATCCTGCGCCTCGCCATCGTCCTGCTGGGCTTCCAGCTGACGCTGGCGCAGCTGCGCGCCGTCGGGCTGCCGGGACTGGCGGTGATCTCGGTCACGCTGGCCGCGACCTTCCTGTTCACGAAATGGGCCGGCCGGGCGCTGGGGGTCGAGCGGCGGCTGGCCGAGCTGATCGCCGCCGGCACCTCGATCTGCGGCGCCTCGGCGGTGATCGCGACGAATACCGTCACCCGCGGCGCGGATGAGGACGTGGCCTATGCCATCGCCTGCGTGACGGTCTTCGGCTCGCTGTCGATGATCGCCATGCCGGTGCTCGGCAGCCTGCTGGGCATGGACGCGGCGCATTACGGCATCTGGACCGGCGCGACCATCCACGAGGTGGCACAGGTCGTCGGCGCCGGCTTCCAGCACGGGGCCGAGGCCGGCCAGGCCGCCACCGTCGCCAAGCTGAGCCGGGTGATCCTGCTGGCGCCGATGATCCTGATCCTGGGCGCGCTGGCCCGCCGTCGCGGCGGCAGCGCCCATGGCAGCGCGCCCGCGCCCTGGTTCGTGCTGGGCTTCATCGCCGTCGTGCTGCTGAACAGCGCCCTGCCGCTGCCCGAGGGCGCCAAGGCCCAGGTCGTCACCCTGACCTCGTTCCTGCTGACCGTGGCGCTGGCCGCGATGGGGCTGGAGACCGACCTGCGCAAGCTGCGCGCCAAGGGCGTCCGGCCGCTGGCGCTGGGGGCGCAGGCCTGGCTTTTCATCTCGGGCCTGGGATTTGCCCTGGTCGGGCTGGTCTGA
- the nrdH gene encoding glutaredoxin-like protein NrdH, whose amino-acid sequence MSITVYSKPACVQCTATTRALDARGLDYHLVDLTEDDAAMELVTSLGYRQAPVVVAGEAHWAGFRPDMIGRLS is encoded by the coding sequence ATGTCCATCACCGTTTATTCCAAGCCCGCCTGCGTGCAATGCACCGCCACCACCCGCGCGCTCGACGCACGCGGCCTGGACTATCACCTGGTCGACCTGACCGAGGATGACGCGGCAATGGAACTGGTCACCTCGCTGGGCTATCGTCAGGCGCCGGTCGTCGTCGCCGGCGAGGCGCATTGGGCCGGCTTCCGCCCGGACATGATCGGCCGCCTGTCCTAA
- a CDS encoding LysR substrate-binding domain-containing protein, with amino-acid sequence MTLEQLRIFLAVAERQHVTRAAEVLGLTQSAVSAAISALEARHGVRLFDRVGRRIVLTDAGTAFMAEARAVLDRAETAEMVLEDLAREPRGRLRLHASQTVASYWLPPRLVALRDLHPGIELRLTVGNTTQVADAVAEGAADIGLVEGEVAHGGLHLQVVARDRLVLVMAADHPWAGLTEAPLAQLAACPWVLREPGSGTRSAFEHWLAGQGLAVADLPEALDLPSNEAVLSAVAASRRLAALSHRAVETAAAAGRIRSLPLPGAERPFSLLTDPRRHRTRAMQALIGLLVG; translated from the coding sequence ATGACGCTTGAACAGCTCCGCATCTTTCTGGCCGTGGCCGAGCGCCAGCATGTCACCCGTGCCGCCGAGGTTCTGGGCCTGACCCAATCCGCGGTCAGCGCCGCGATCTCGGCGCTCGAGGCGCGCCATGGCGTGCGGCTGTTCGACCGCGTCGGCCGGCGCATCGTGCTGACCGATGCCGGCACCGCCTTCATGGCCGAGGCCCGTGCGGTGCTCGACCGGGCCGAGACCGCCGAGATGGTGCTGGAGGATCTGGCGCGCGAACCGCGCGGCCGGCTGCGCCTGCATGCCAGCCAGACCGTCGCCAGCTATTGGCTGCCGCCCCGGCTGGTGGCGCTGCGCGACCTGCATCCGGGCATCGAGCTGCGGCTGACGGTCGGCAATACCACGCAGGTCGCCGATGCCGTGGCCGAGGGCGCGGCCGACATCGGCCTGGTCGAGGGCGAGGTCGCGCATGGCGGTTTGCATCTTCAGGTCGTGGCGCGCGACCGGCTGGTGCTGGTCATGGCGGCGGACCACCCCTGGGCCGGGCTGACCGAAGCGCCGCTGGCGCAGCTTGCCGCCTGCCCATGGGTATTGCGCGAGCCGGGCTCGGGCACGCGCTCGGCTTTCGAGCATTGGCTGGCGGGGCAGGGGCTTGCGGTCGCCGACCTGCCCGAGGCGCTGGACCTGCCCTCGAACGAGGCGGTGCTGAGCGCGGTGGCCGCCAGCCGCCGGCTGGCCGCGCTATCGCATCGCGCGGTCGAGACGGCGGCCGCCGCCGGGCGCATCCGCAGCCTGCCGCTGCCGGGGGCCGAGCGGCCGTTTTCGCTGCTGACCGATCCCCGGCGCCATCGCACCCGCGCCATGCAGGCGCTGATCGGCCTGCTGGTGGGCTGA
- the nrdI gene encoding class Ib ribonucleoside-diphosphate reductase assembly flavoprotein NrdI, which yields MAGGGDLVYFSSASGNTARFVARLGLPASRVPISPKDAMPAPVRPYVLICPTFADGEGRGAVPKQIIHFLNDPDRRAGLRGVIATGNRNFGATYALAGRVISDKCNVPVLYRFELAGTDLDISRVLAGLNKFWGTECLTMA from the coding sequence ATGGCCGGCGGGGGCGATCTGGTCTATTTCTCCTCGGCCTCGGGGAATACGGCGCGTTTCGTGGCGCGGCTGGGCCTGCCCGCCTCGCGCGTCCCGATCTCGCCCAAGGATGCGATGCCGGCGCCGGTTCGGCCCTATGTGCTGATCTGCCCGACCTTCGCCGATGGCGAGGGGCGCGGGGCTGTCCCGAAGCAGATCATCCATTTCCTGAACGACCCCGACCGCCGCGCCGGGCTGCGCGGCGTCATCGCCACCGGCAACCGGAATTTCGGGGCGACTTACGCCTTGGCCGGCAGGGTGATTTCTGACAAGTGCAACGTCCCCGTGCTGTATCGATTCGAACTGGCGGGGACTGATCTGGACATTTCCCGCGTGCTGGCGGGGCTCAACAAATTCTGGGGGACGGAATGCTTGACGATGGCGTAA
- a CDS encoding SDR family oxidoreductase — MLLKDKTFIITGASSGIGAAAAQIFAAEGARLVISARREDRLADLAARIDQGTGRVAVLAGDVTAPGHAEALVALAQDRFGGLDGAFNNAGQIGSDALVHEIPDAEWQRLIATNLTAAFLAARAQVPALLARGGGALVFTGSFIGHTAVLPGMGGYAAAKAGLIGLVQALAVDYGPQNIRANALLPGGTLTEMAGDAATNPETAGFIAGLHALKRMARPEEIARAALFLLSDHASFVTGTAMLADGGNSICKA, encoded by the coding sequence ATGCTGCTCAAGGACAAGACCTTCATCATCACCGGCGCCTCCAGCGGCATCGGCGCCGCCGCGGCGCAGATCTTCGCGGCCGAGGGCGCGCGGCTGGTGATCTCGGCCCGGCGCGAGGATCGGCTTGCCGACCTCGCCGCCCGAATCGATCAGGGCACGGGCCGCGTCGCGGTGCTGGCCGGCGATGTCACGGCGCCCGGCCATGCCGAGGCGCTGGTCGCGCTGGCGCAGGACCGCTTCGGCGGGCTCGACGGCGCCTTCAACAATGCCGGGCAGATCGGTTCGGACGCGCTGGTGCACGAGATCCCGGACGCGGAATGGCAGCGGCTGATCGCCACCAACCTGACCGCCGCCTTCCTGGCCGCGCGGGCGCAGGTGCCGGCGCTGCTGGCGCGGGGCGGCGGCGCGCTGGTCTTTACCGGCAGTTTCATCGGCCATACCGCGGTGCTGCCGGGCATGGGCGGCTATGCCGCGGCCAAGGCCGGGCTGATCGGGCTGGTGCAGGCGCTGGCGGTGGATTACGGCCCGCAGAATATCCGGGCCAATGCCCTGCTGCCCGGCGGCACGCTGACCGAGATGGCGGGCGATGCCGCGACCAACCCCGAAACCGCCGGCTTCATCGCCGGCCTGCATGCCCTGAAGCGCATGGCCCGGCCCGAGGAGATCGCCCGCGCGGCGCTGTTCCTGCTGTCCGACCACGCGAGCTTCGTCACCGGCACGGCGATGCTGGCCGATGGCGGCAATTCGATCTGCAAGGCCTAG
- a CDS encoding LysR family transcriptional regulator, whose protein sequence is MRIRQLRCFVVMAEELNYTRAAKRLHMSQPPLSTQIQTLEREVGAELINRTSRRVALTRAGEVFLQRARTILDQYERSLQEIREIQQGQDGMLEIGATGSILRGGLAELLARFAKAHPRITLRVHEQSPTVQISEILSRRTDVSFNRSVPRDPELAHEYGWREEMVALVRSDHRLAGRTCVSIQDLREDQHVVLRPDSSDFAAYVMACIVAAGYRPRVSQQVVDAQSIPSLIVAGFGVSIVPAGIARLTAGPLSFLPIRPDPPISEVYIVYHHDDPVPALRIFLDEIRRSLARDRGRDAGSGGPNTL, encoded by the coding sequence ATGAGAATACGCCAATTGCGCTGTTTCGTGGTCATGGCCGAAGAGCTGAACTATACCCGCGCAGCCAAGCGCCTGCATATGTCGCAGCCGCCGCTCAGCACGCAGATTCAGACACTTGAGCGCGAAGTCGGCGCCGAGCTGATCAACCGCACCAGCCGCCGCGTCGCCCTGACCCGGGCCGGAGAGGTGTTCCTGCAACGGGCGCGCACCATCCTGGACCAATACGAGCGCAGCCTGCAAGAGATCCGCGAAATTCAGCAGGGCCAGGACGGGATGCTGGAAATCGGGGCAACCGGATCGATCCTGCGCGGCGGGCTGGCCGAGCTTCTGGCCCGTTTTGCCAAGGCGCACCCGCGAATCACGCTGCGGGTGCACGAGCAGTCGCCAACCGTGCAGATCAGCGAGATCCTCAGCCGCCGCACCGATGTCAGCTTCAACCGCTCGGTGCCGCGCGACCCGGAGCTGGCGCATGAATACGGCTGGCGCGAGGAGATGGTGGCCCTGGTGCGCAGCGACCACCGGCTTGCCGGGCGCACCTGCGTCTCGATCCAGGACCTGCGCGAGGACCAGCATGTGGTGCTGCGCCCCGACAGCTCGGATTTCGCCGCCTATGTGATGGCCTGCATCGTCGCGGCGGGCTATCGGCCGCGGGTGTCGCAGCAGGTGGTCGATGCGCAGTCGATCCCCAGCCTGATCGTCGCGGGCTTCGGCGTCAGCATCGTGCCGGCCGGCATCGCCCGGCTGACCGCGGGTCCGCTGAGCTTTCTGCCGATCCGGCCCGATCCGCCGATCTCGGAGGTCTATATCGTCTATCACCACGACGACCCGGTGCCGGCGCTGCGCATCTTCCTGGACGAGATCCGCCGCAGCCTGGCCCGGGACCGCGGCCGTGACGCCGGGTCGGGCGGGCCGAATACGCTTTGA